The Vidua chalybeata isolate OUT-0048 chromosome 6, bVidCha1 merged haplotype, whole genome shotgun sequence genome has a segment encoding these proteins:
- the LOC128789365 gene encoding inverted formin-2-like isoform X1 — protein MLLKNKPFTMSVKKEGAHKKWAALKEKLGPQETDQSEANLENAEPELCIRLLQMPSVVNYSGLKKRLENSDHAWMVQFLELSGLDLLLEALDRLSGRGVARISDALLQLTCISCVRAVMNSHKGIEYIVSNEGYVRKLFQALDTTNVMVKKQIFELLAALCIYSSDGHSLALDALDHYKSVKNQQYRFSIIMNELSNTDNVPYMVTLLSAINAIILGKEELRTRTQIRNEFIGLQLLDVLDKLRDIEEEDLLIQCDTFEEFKIEDDEELLRMCDGINMNDHHEVFSSLFNKVSRSPVSVQLLSILQSLLHLEPSHHSNLLLWESLDAVVNRALLLANDIQGNTVEEVIERLLSIKKHPNKQKRAENRLSGSAAGGVQAEPEPCARAARCPAGSSNPTRPPATSSGPLDNEKKISSCQFMACCALPEKSNPPSNTAPNPAPPAPPPPPSGTAAMTPTSPMTNAPPLPGIPPPPPPLPGMGGVPPPPPPPPPPPLPGMGGIPPPPPPLPGMGGIPPPPPSLPGMGGIPPPPPPLPGMGGIPPPPPLPGMGGIPPPPPPLPGMIGIPPPPPPLPGMGGIPPPPPLLPGMTGDHIEAVVASQYSCPLGLGRPPHKTMKTPTLRMKKLNWQKLPSNVVRESHSMWASVSSSSEETIEPNYSSIEQLFCFPQPTPKEKTAAPVKAEPKEITFLDSKKSLNLNIFLKQFKCSNEEVTAMIQNGDRTKFDVEVLKQLLKLLPEKHEIENLKAFKEEKSKLANADQFYLLLLQIPSYQLRIECMLICEETTVVLDMIQPKAEAIRRACEDLLTSHRLPVFCQLILKVGNFLNYGSHTGDADGFKISTLLKLTETKANQTRITLLHHILEEVENSHKDLLELPKDLEYVSKAAGINLDIIRTESGTNLKKLLELQRKVLSSNEDVKQQYEKPIQDSIDASRKLEEEFETIEKKREELANYLCEDPSKLSLEDIFSIMKTFRDLFIRALKENKDRKEQAAKAEKRKKQLEEEEGKRQKGENGKVIKKGLMKQEEVCVIDALLADIRKGFTLRKTKNRHESEAVPKPLSAESPEESQSGQSMKDPQAAGKQIDDKTKQSKDDHPSESTPPSTTMETGGGVTNASASGQVLPTNSAGGSLPLESQSKSPSVSMVEADGASQAMLGPRMEQANNVENLQPSTKSGSIAFSVADIGTRISFVSSSSASALRDQLSWTNGSMSGGQDKECPADGSEGAPCNEAQQAESKEMTKENEDPGTDSLLDTSQDKSFSEEPATDSSCSATLPPEQTHSDREKQRPSGKRKKKKRHSKSYSAEVETDTGHNKTKKDCVAQ, from the exons aacaaGCCGTTCACAATGTCAGTCAAAAAGGAAGGTGCCCACAAGAAGTGGGCTGCCCTGAAGGAGAAACTGGGACCCCAGGAGACCGACCAGTCAGAGGCCAACCTGGAAAACgcagagccagagctgtgcATCCGTCTCCTGCAAATGCCCTCAGTGGTGAACTACTCCGGGCTGAAGAAGAGGCTGGAGAACAGCGACCATGCCTGGATGGTCCAGTTCCTGGAGCTGTCCGGGCTGGATCTCCTCCTGGAGGCCCTGGACAGGCTGTCAGGGCGAGGAGTGGCCAGGATATCCGATGCCTTGCTCCAGCTCACCTGCATTAGCTGTGTGCGAGCGGTCATGAACTCCCACAAAGGCATAGAATACATTGTGAGCAACGAGGGCTACGTCAGAAAACTCTTCCAAG CACTTGACACAACTAATGTCATGgtcaaaaagcaaatatttgagCTCCTGGCTGCACTGTGCATTTACTCATCAGATGGCCACTCTTTGGCTCTGGATGCTTTGGACCATTACAAG AGTGTGAAGAACCAGCAGTATCGATTCAGCATCATAATGAACGAGCTGTCCAACACAGACAATGTGCCATACATGGTGACACTGCTGAGTGCTATCAATGCCATCATCCTGGGGAAAGAAGAGCTGAGAACAAGGACACAAATCAGGAACGAGTTCATAG GGCTTCAGCTGTTGGATGTTTTAGACAAGCTAAG AGACATCGAGGAGGAGGATCTGCTTATCCAGTGTGACACATTTGAGGAGTTCAAAATAGAGGATGATGAGGAATTATTAAGGATGTGTGATGGCATAAACATGAATGATCATCATGAGGTCTTTTCATCTCTCTTCAACAAA GTGAGCCGCTCTCCAGTCTCTGTCCAGCTGCTGTCCAtcctgcagagcctgctgcaCTTGGAACCCTCTCATcattccaacctcctgctctgggagTCCTTGGATGCCGTAGTGAACAGAGCCCTTTTACTTGCCAATGACA TCCAAGGGAACACAGTTGAAGAAGTCATTGAGAGGCTGCTGTCTATCAAAAAACATCCAAACAAGCAAAAGCGAGCTGAAAACCGCCTGTCTGGGAGCGCAGCTGGAGGTGTCCAGGCTGAACCAGAGCCATGTGCACGTGCAGCTCGGTGTCCAGCGGGATCATCAAACCCCACCAGGCCACCAGCAACATCCTCAGGGCCACTGGACAACGAAAAGAAGATCTCATCCTGCCAGTTCATGGCCTGCTGTGCCCTGCCGGAGAAATCTAACCCTCCCTCCAACACCGCTCCCaacccagcacctccagccccacCACCTCCAccctctggcacagcagccatGACCCCCACATCCCCCATGACAAATGCACCTCCACTCCCTGGCAtccctccccctccacccccatTGCCTGGCATGGGGGGtgttccccctccccctcctcctcctcctcctccaccattGCCTGGCATGGGGGGCATTCCTCCACCTCCACCCCCACTGCCTGGCATGGGTGGtatccctcctcctccaccgTCACTGCCTGGCATGGGTGGtatccctcctcctccacctccatTGCCTGGCATGGGTGGTATCCCTCCTCCACCCCCACTGCCTGGCATGGGTGgcatccctcctcctccacctccatTGCCTGGCATGATTGGTATCCCACCCCCTCCACCTCCGTTACCTGGCATGGGTGGCAtccctccccctccaccccttCTTCCTGGCATGACAGGAGATCACATAGAAGCTGTGGTGGCTTCCCAGTACAGCTGCCCCCTGGGCTTGGGCAGGCCTCCCCACAAGACAATGAAGACACCAACGCTGAGAATGAAGAAGCTGAACTGGCAGAAGCTGCCCTCCAACGTGGTGAGAG agAGCCACTCAATGTGGgcttctgtgagcagcagcagcgaggaAACGATAGAGCCCAACTACAGCAGCATTGAGCAGCTgttctgcttcccacagccaaCCCCCAAGGAGAAGACAGCAGCACCAGTGAAGGCAGAGCCGAAGGAG atCACATTTTTGGACTCCAAGAAAAGTCTCAATTTGAACATATTTTTGAAGCAGTTTAAATG ctccaatGAAGAGGTGACTGCCATGATCCAGAATGGGGACCGGACCAAGTTTGATGTTGAGGTTCTGAAGCAGttgctgaagctgctgcctgAAAAGCACGAG ATAGAAAACCTGAAGGCCTTCAAAGAAGAGAAATCAAAGCTAGCAAATGCAGATCAGTTCTATCTTCTCCTTCTTCAGATTCCCAG CTACCAGCTGCGCATTGAGTGTATGCTGATCTGTGAAGAGACCACCGTTGTGCTCGACATGATCCAGCCCAAAGCTGAAGCCATCCGGAGAGCCTGTGAAG ACCTTCTGACTAGTCATCGCCTGCCGGTCTTTTGTCAACTGATTCTCAAAGTTGGAAACTTCCTGAACTAT GGAAGTCACACAGGCGATGCCGATGGGTTTAAAATCAGCACTTTACTCAAACTAACAGAAACCAAAGCCAACCAAACCCGCATTACACTGCTCCACCATATTCTAGAG GAAGTAGAAAACAGCCACAAGGACCTACTGGAACTGCCAAAGGATCTTGAATATGTTTCAAAAGCAGCAGG AATTAATCTTGATATTATCCGCACGGAGTCCGGTACCAATTTAAAGAAGTTGCTGGAGCTTCAGCGGAAAGTCTTATCATCAAATGAGGATGTGAAACAACAGTATGAGAAACCCATCCAG GACAGCATTGATGCCTCCAGAAAGCTGGAAGAAGAATTTGAAACCAttgaaaagaagagagaagaactTGCAAATTATCTCTGTGAAGACCCAAGCAAGTTGTCCTTAGAGGACATATTTAGCATCATGAAGACCTTCAGAGATCTCTTCATCCGAGCCCTGAAG gaaaacaaggaCAGAAAGGAGCAAGCTGccaaagcagagaagaggaaaaaacagctagaagaggaggaggggaagagacagaagggagaaaatggaaaagtca tCAAGAAGGGGTTGATGAAGCAGGAGGAGGTGTGTGTCATCGACGCCCTGCTCGCCGACATAAGGAAAGGGTTCACGCTGAGGAAGACGAAGAACAGACACGAGTCAGAGGCAGTTCCTAAACCCTTGTCTGCAGAGAGCCCCGAGGAAAGCCAGTCTG GACAGAGCATGAAGGATCCACAAGCAGCAGGGAAGCAGATTGATGACAAGACCAAGCAAAGCAAGGATGATCATCCCTCAGAAAGCACTCCTCCCTCAACCACAATGGAGACAGGTGGAGGTGTTACAAATGCTTCAGCTTCAGGCCAGGTATTACCTACAAACAGTGCTGGAGGAAGCCTGCCACTGGAGTCCCAGAGCAAAAGCCCCTCAGTGAGCATGGTGGAAGCTGATGGAGCCAGTCAGGCCATGCTGGGCCCCAGGATGGAGCAGGCAAACAACGTGGAAAAcctccagcccagcacaaaGAGCGGCTCCATTGCGTTCTCTGTGGCTGACATAGGCACAAGGATAAGCTTTGTGAGCAGCAGttcagcctctgctctgagAGACCAGCTCAGCTGGACTAACGGGTCCATGTCAGGAGGCCAGGACAAGGAATGCCCAGCTGATGGCTCAGAGGGTGCTCCCTGCAACGAGGCTCAGCAGGCAGAGTCAAAAGAAATGACCAAGGAAAACGAAGACCCTGGTACAGACTCGCTGTTGGACACGTCTCAAGACAAGTCCTTCTCAGAGGAGCCGGCCACCGACTCCTCTTGCTCAGCAACACTTCCCCCAGAGCAAACTCACAGcgacagggaaaagcagaggccATCAGGGAAAcggaagaagaagaagaggcaCAGCAAAAGTTACTCAG CAGAGGTTGAGACTGATACTGGacataataaaacaaaaaaagattgTGTGGCACAATGA
- the LOC128789365 gene encoding inverted formin-2-like isoform X3 → MLLKNKPFTMSVKKEGAHKKWAALKEKLGPQETDQSEANLENAEPELCIRLLQMPSVVNYSGLKKRLENSDHAWMVQFLELSGLDLLLEALDRLSGRGVARISDALLQLTCISCVRAVMNSHKGIEYIVSNEGYVRKLFQALDTTNVMVKKQIFELLAALCIYSSDGHSLALDALDHYKSVKNQQYRFSIIMNELSNTDNVPYMVTLLSAINAIILGKEELRTRTQIRNEFIGLQLLDVLDKLRDIEEEDLLIQCDTFEEFKIEDDEELLRMCDGINMNDHHEVFSSLFNKVSRSPVSVQLLSILQSLLHLEPSHHSNLLLWESLDAVVNRALLLANDIQGNTVEEVIERLLSIKKHPNKQKRAENRLSGSAAGGVQAEPEPCARAARCPAGSSNPTRPPATSSGPLDNEKKISSCQFMACCALPEKSNPPSNTAPNPAPPAPPPPPSGTAAMTPTSPMTNAPPLPGIPPPPPPLPGMGGVPPPPPPPPPPPLPGMGGIPPPPPPLPGMGGIPPPPPSLPGMGGIPPPPPPLPGMGGIPPPPPLPGMGGIPPPPPPLPGMIGIPPPPPPLPGMGGIPPPPPLLPGMTGDHIEAVVASQYSCPLGLGRPPHKTMKTPTLRMKKLNWQKLPSNVVRESHSMWASVSSSSEETIEPNYSSIEQLFCFPQPTPKEKTAAPVKAEPKEITFLDSKKSLNLNIFLKQFKCSNEEVTAMIQNGDRTKFDVEVLKQLLKLLPEKHEIENLKAFKEEKSKLANADQFYLLLLQIPSYQLRIECMLICEETTVVLDMIQPKAEAIRRACEDLLTSHRLPVFCQLILKVGNFLNYGSHTGDADGFKISTLLKLTETKANQTRITLLHHILEEVENSHKDLLELPKDLEYVSKAAGINLDIIRTESGTNLKKLLELQRKVLSSNEDVKQQYEKPIQDSIDASRKLEEEFETIEKKREELANYLCEDPSKLSLEDIFSIMKTFRDLFIRALKENKDRKEQAAKAEKRKKQLEEEEGKRQKGENGKVIKKGLMKQEEVCVIDALLADIRKGFTLRKTKNRHESEAVPKPLSAESPEESQSGQSMKDPQAAGKQIDDKTKQSKDDHPSESTPPSTTMETGGGVTNASASGQVLPTNSAGGSLPLESQSKSPSVSMVEADGASQAMLGPRMEQANNVENLQPSTKSGSIAFSVADIGTRISFVSSSSASALRDQLSWTNGSMSGGQDKECPADGSEGAPCNEAQQAESKEMTKENEDPGTDSLLDTSQDKSFSEEPATDSSCSATLPPEQTHSDREKQRPSGKRKKKKRHSKSYSGVMARQKV, encoded by the exons aacaaGCCGTTCACAATGTCAGTCAAAAAGGAAGGTGCCCACAAGAAGTGGGCTGCCCTGAAGGAGAAACTGGGACCCCAGGAGACCGACCAGTCAGAGGCCAACCTGGAAAACgcagagccagagctgtgcATCCGTCTCCTGCAAATGCCCTCAGTGGTGAACTACTCCGGGCTGAAGAAGAGGCTGGAGAACAGCGACCATGCCTGGATGGTCCAGTTCCTGGAGCTGTCCGGGCTGGATCTCCTCCTGGAGGCCCTGGACAGGCTGTCAGGGCGAGGAGTGGCCAGGATATCCGATGCCTTGCTCCAGCTCACCTGCATTAGCTGTGTGCGAGCGGTCATGAACTCCCACAAAGGCATAGAATACATTGTGAGCAACGAGGGCTACGTCAGAAAACTCTTCCAAG CACTTGACACAACTAATGTCATGgtcaaaaagcaaatatttgagCTCCTGGCTGCACTGTGCATTTACTCATCAGATGGCCACTCTTTGGCTCTGGATGCTTTGGACCATTACAAG AGTGTGAAGAACCAGCAGTATCGATTCAGCATCATAATGAACGAGCTGTCCAACACAGACAATGTGCCATACATGGTGACACTGCTGAGTGCTATCAATGCCATCATCCTGGGGAAAGAAGAGCTGAGAACAAGGACACAAATCAGGAACGAGTTCATAG GGCTTCAGCTGTTGGATGTTTTAGACAAGCTAAG AGACATCGAGGAGGAGGATCTGCTTATCCAGTGTGACACATTTGAGGAGTTCAAAATAGAGGATGATGAGGAATTATTAAGGATGTGTGATGGCATAAACATGAATGATCATCATGAGGTCTTTTCATCTCTCTTCAACAAA GTGAGCCGCTCTCCAGTCTCTGTCCAGCTGCTGTCCAtcctgcagagcctgctgcaCTTGGAACCCTCTCATcattccaacctcctgctctgggagTCCTTGGATGCCGTAGTGAACAGAGCCCTTTTACTTGCCAATGACA TCCAAGGGAACACAGTTGAAGAAGTCATTGAGAGGCTGCTGTCTATCAAAAAACATCCAAACAAGCAAAAGCGAGCTGAAAACCGCCTGTCTGGGAGCGCAGCTGGAGGTGTCCAGGCTGAACCAGAGCCATGTGCACGTGCAGCTCGGTGTCCAGCGGGATCATCAAACCCCACCAGGCCACCAGCAACATCCTCAGGGCCACTGGACAACGAAAAGAAGATCTCATCCTGCCAGTTCATGGCCTGCTGTGCCCTGCCGGAGAAATCTAACCCTCCCTCCAACACCGCTCCCaacccagcacctccagccccacCACCTCCAccctctggcacagcagccatGACCCCCACATCCCCCATGACAAATGCACCTCCACTCCCTGGCAtccctccccctccacccccatTGCCTGGCATGGGGGGtgttccccctccccctcctcctcctcctcctccaccattGCCTGGCATGGGGGGCATTCCTCCACCTCCACCCCCACTGCCTGGCATGGGTGGtatccctcctcctccaccgTCACTGCCTGGCATGGGTGGtatccctcctcctccacctccatTGCCTGGCATGGGTGGTATCCCTCCTCCACCCCCACTGCCTGGCATGGGTGgcatccctcctcctccacctccatTGCCTGGCATGATTGGTATCCCACCCCCTCCACCTCCGTTACCTGGCATGGGTGGCAtccctccccctccaccccttCTTCCTGGCATGACAGGAGATCACATAGAAGCTGTGGTGGCTTCCCAGTACAGCTGCCCCCTGGGCTTGGGCAGGCCTCCCCACAAGACAATGAAGACACCAACGCTGAGAATGAAGAAGCTGAACTGGCAGAAGCTGCCCTCCAACGTGGTGAGAG agAGCCACTCAATGTGGgcttctgtgagcagcagcagcgaggaAACGATAGAGCCCAACTACAGCAGCATTGAGCAGCTgttctgcttcccacagccaaCCCCCAAGGAGAAGACAGCAGCACCAGTGAAGGCAGAGCCGAAGGAG atCACATTTTTGGACTCCAAGAAAAGTCTCAATTTGAACATATTTTTGAAGCAGTTTAAATG ctccaatGAAGAGGTGACTGCCATGATCCAGAATGGGGACCGGACCAAGTTTGATGTTGAGGTTCTGAAGCAGttgctgaagctgctgcctgAAAAGCACGAG ATAGAAAACCTGAAGGCCTTCAAAGAAGAGAAATCAAAGCTAGCAAATGCAGATCAGTTCTATCTTCTCCTTCTTCAGATTCCCAG CTACCAGCTGCGCATTGAGTGTATGCTGATCTGTGAAGAGACCACCGTTGTGCTCGACATGATCCAGCCCAAAGCTGAAGCCATCCGGAGAGCCTGTGAAG ACCTTCTGACTAGTCATCGCCTGCCGGTCTTTTGTCAACTGATTCTCAAAGTTGGAAACTTCCTGAACTAT GGAAGTCACACAGGCGATGCCGATGGGTTTAAAATCAGCACTTTACTCAAACTAACAGAAACCAAAGCCAACCAAACCCGCATTACACTGCTCCACCATATTCTAGAG GAAGTAGAAAACAGCCACAAGGACCTACTGGAACTGCCAAAGGATCTTGAATATGTTTCAAAAGCAGCAGG AATTAATCTTGATATTATCCGCACGGAGTCCGGTACCAATTTAAAGAAGTTGCTGGAGCTTCAGCGGAAAGTCTTATCATCAAATGAGGATGTGAAACAACAGTATGAGAAACCCATCCAG GACAGCATTGATGCCTCCAGAAAGCTGGAAGAAGAATTTGAAACCAttgaaaagaagagagaagaactTGCAAATTATCTCTGTGAAGACCCAAGCAAGTTGTCCTTAGAGGACATATTTAGCATCATGAAGACCTTCAGAGATCTCTTCATCCGAGCCCTGAAG gaaaacaaggaCAGAAAGGAGCAAGCTGccaaagcagagaagaggaaaaaacagctagaagaggaggaggggaagagacagaagggagaaaatggaaaagtca tCAAGAAGGGGTTGATGAAGCAGGAGGAGGTGTGTGTCATCGACGCCCTGCTCGCCGACATAAGGAAAGGGTTCACGCTGAGGAAGACGAAGAACAGACACGAGTCAGAGGCAGTTCCTAAACCCTTGTCTGCAGAGAGCCCCGAGGAAAGCCAGTCTG GACAGAGCATGAAGGATCCACAAGCAGCAGGGAAGCAGATTGATGACAAGACCAAGCAAAGCAAGGATGATCATCCCTCAGAAAGCACTCCTCCCTCAACCACAATGGAGACAGGTGGAGGTGTTACAAATGCTTCAGCTTCAGGCCAGGTATTACCTACAAACAGTGCTGGAGGAAGCCTGCCACTGGAGTCCCAGAGCAAAAGCCCCTCAGTGAGCATGGTGGAAGCTGATGGAGCCAGTCAGGCCATGCTGGGCCCCAGGATGGAGCAGGCAAACAACGTGGAAAAcctccagcccagcacaaaGAGCGGCTCCATTGCGTTCTCTGTGGCTGACATAGGCACAAGGATAAGCTTTGTGAGCAGCAGttcagcctctgctctgagAGACCAGCTCAGCTGGACTAACGGGTCCATGTCAGGAGGCCAGGACAAGGAATGCCCAGCTGATGGCTCAGAGGGTGCTCCCTGCAACGAGGCTCAGCAGGCAGAGTCAAAAGAAATGACCAAGGAAAACGAAGACCCTGGTACAGACTCGCTGTTGGACACGTCTCAAGACAAGTCCTTCTCAGAGGAGCCGGCCACCGACTCCTCTTGCTCAGCAACACTTCCCCCAGAGCAAACTCACAGcgacagggaaaagcagaggccATCAGGGAAAcggaagaagaagaagaggcaCAGCAAAAGTTACTCAG GTGTCATGGCAAGGCAGAAGGTATGA